One part of the Syngnathus acus chromosome 17, fSynAcu1.2, whole genome shotgun sequence genome encodes these proteins:
- the epb41l3b gene encoding band 4.1-like protein 3b isoform X3: MTTESGADSEAKQQQQQQEESVAAPKENPKAAEPASPQNQLEQLPAAVGHSTPARKEQIFTHQDTPEEDQESRQSSTSRLSRSPLKGVKKVKIMQCKVTLLDGSDYTLNVEKRVKGQVLFDKVCDHLNLLEKDYFGITYRDVEKQKNWLDPTKDLKKQIRTGPWNFAFNVKFYPPDPSQLTEDITRYYLCLQLRDDVVSGRLPCSFATHTVLGSYTVQSELGDYDPEELGSDYISELRFAPNQTKELEEKVMELHKTYKGMTPAEAEMHFLENAKKLSMYGVDLHHAKLVGRLYQGLARAPGEDSEGVEIMLGVCASGLLIYRDRLRINRFAWPKILKISYKRNNFYIKIRPGEFEQFESTIGFKLPNHRAAKRLWKVCVEHHTFFRLVSPEAPPKKFLTLGSKFRYSGRTQAQTRRASSQIIRPAPFFERSASKRYNMSRSLDGAPITENHETLMRDSDSAANARGDIITTVTTEKKAEEEKAEREDTRADTTADAGTPTPVRQEAKRSPCAFTASALGSELSLPSSPVSSTKVRRRRRENARKRASSVSPVKDGAGRRRQQARSDRQAALLAERALLLSARKRRLEQSGGARGGTRGGTLFSFSLHLPDLSAVLDEDGYLSFPDLSEMRFLPECAQNFVPIKSPSLIPCFLFIFFFLLSTSFSVPYALTLSFPLALCLCYLEPKAASLTACIAQGYHDYDSSEEEETDSEQTDFAFDGDITATEDTEPPAEMVKHQTNISELKRSFLETDAGVPGLTEWERRLSSSPARSPRSDEPPMIEPLEQEQQDEEDEKPAGDETKAEPKVTEAAEYLLKCTADSSLADGAPPQEISPSATMDDDVFAAEEKTPDSQDQLSEKSVDRLSPGSVREEVSQAITDKRGMLIILKEAEVEAEGKDDVGKLLLSKMEALVEDASPVKGSPKKAMASWVSEVARAEESEDFRVLTEEMPKTFEQSKPDVAQITLSEAAPLAVSTLGWISPSVTSEKASADLEQKKLVAMEMEAAPEDRTRMEVDAVCAKEMPVVHTETKTITYESAANDMNGDTDPGVLLSAQTITSETTSTTTTTHITKTVKGGISETRIEKRIVITGDSEIDHDEALAQAIKEAKEQHPDMSVTKVVVHKETEITPEEGED; the protein is encoded by the exons ATGACAACCGAATCAGGCGCAGACTCTGAGgccaagcagcagcagcagcagcaagaggAGAGCGTAGCGGCTCCCAAGGAGAACCCAAAAGCTGCTGAACCCGCCTCACCTCAGAACCAGCTGGAGCAGCTTCCCGCCGCCGTGGGGCACAGCACGCCGGCCAGGAAAGAACAG ATATTCACTCATCAGGATACGCCAGAGGAAGACCAAGAGTCCCGCCAGTCATCCACCAGTCGTCTGTCCAGGTCTCCTTTAAAAGGAGTGAAGAAGGTGAAGATCATGCAATGCAAGGTGACACTATTGGATGGTTCTGACTACACCCTGAATGTGGAG AAgcgggtcaaaggtcaagttCTCTTTGACAAAGTCTGCGATCACCTCAATCTGTTAGAGAAGGACTACTTTGGGATTACTTACAGAGATGTGGAGAAACAGAAG AATTGGCTGGATCCTACTAAGGACCTGAAAAAGCAGATCAGGA cAGGTCCCTGGAACTTTGCGTTTAATGTGAAGTTCTACCCTCCAGACCCCTCACAACTGACCGAGGATATCACAAG GTACTACCTGTGCCTGCAGCTCCGAGATGACGTGGTTTCTGGTCGCCTCCCCTGTTCCTTCGCCACCCACACCGTTCTGGGCTCGTACACTGTGCAGTCGGAGCTGGGCGACTACGATCCCGAGGAGCTGGGCAGCGACTACATCAGTGAGCTACGCTTCGCACCCAACCAGACCAAAGAGCTGGAGGAGAAAGTCATGGAGCTCCACAAGACTTATAA GGGGATGACTCCGGCTGAAGCGGAAATGCATTTCctggaaaatgcaaagaagcTGTCCATGTACGGTGTGGATCTCCACCATGCCAAG TTGGTAGGGCGTCTCTATCAAGGCTTGGCTCGTGCGCCGGGTGAG GACTCGGAGGGTGTGGAGATCATGTTAGGAGTGTGTGCCAGTGGTCTCCTCATCTACAGGGACAGGCTGCGCATCAACCGCTTTGCCTGGCCCAAAATCCTCAAGATCTCCTACAAGAGGAACAACTTCTACATCAAAATCCGGCCCGGCGAG TTTGAGCAGTTTGAAAGCACTATTGGCTTCAAGCTTCCCAACCACCGTGCTGCCAAGCGGCTGTGGAAGGTCTGCGTTGAACATCACACCTTCTTCAG GCTTGTGTCCCCCGAGGCGCCCCCAAAGAAGTTCCTCACCCTCGGCTCCAAGTTCCGCTACAGTGGCAGGACGCAGGCGCAAACTCGCAGGGCCAGCTCTCAGATCATTCGACCGGCCCCCTTCTTCGAGCGCTCCGCCAGCAAACGTTACAACATGTCACGCAGCTTGGACGGAG CGCCCATCACAGAGAACCATGAGACTCTGATGAGGGACAGCGACAGCGCCGCCAACGCCAGGGGAGACATTATCACCACGGTGACCACCGAAAAGAAGGCGGAGGAAGAGAAGGCGGAGCGGGAGGATACCCGTGCGGACACGACCGCCGACGCCGGCACCCCGACGCCGGTCAGACAAGAAGCAAAG CGCTCCCCCTGTGCCTTCACTGCCAGCGCCCTCGGCTCTGAGCTCTCACTCCCTTCATCCCCCGTGTCATCAACAAaagtgcggcggcggcgcaggGAAAACGCGCGCAAAAGGGCCTCCTCTGTGAGCCCGGTCAAGGACGGcgccggccgccgccgccagcaGGCCCGCTCAGATCGCCAAGCAGCCCTGCTGGCGGAGCGGGCACTGCTGCTGTCGGCCCGCAAGCGGCGGCTGGAGCAAAGCGGCGGTGCGCGCGGTGGCACGCGCGGTGGCACGCTCTTCTCCTTCTCCCTGCACCTGCCCGACCTGTCGGCTGTCCTGGACGAGGACGGCTACCTCAGCTTCCCCGACCTGTCGGAGATGCGCTTCCTGCCTGAGTGCGCTCAGAACTTTGTGCCCATCAAGTCGCCGTCGCTCATCCCCtgcttcctcttcatcttcttctttctgctgTCCACCTCCTTCTCCGTGCCCTACGCCCTCACCCTCTCCTTCCCCCTGGCGCTGTGCCTCTGCTACCTGGAGCCCAAGGCAGCCTCGCTGACCGCCTGCATAGCCCAGGGCTACCATGACTATGACAGttcagaggaagaggag ACCGACAGCGAACAAACTGACTTTGCCTTCGACGGGGATATTACTGCCACGGAG GACACAGAGCCCCCCGCTGAGATGGTCAAGCACCAGACCAACATCAGCGAGCTGAAGCGCTCCTTCCTGGAGACGGACGCCGGCGTCCCAGGCCTCACTGAATGGGAGCGGAGGCTCTCCTCGTCCCCGGCGCGCTCGCCCAGATCTGACGAGCCGCCAATGATAGAACCTCTGGAACAGGAACAGCAGGAT gaagaagatgaaaagCCCGCTGGAGATGAGACAAAGGCAGAACCTAAAGTGACCGAG GCGGCAGAATATCTGCTGAAATGCACTGCGGATAGTTCCCTAGCAGACGGAGCGCCCCCGCAGGAGATTAGCCCGTCGGCCACTATGGACGATGACGTTTTTGCAGCGGAGGAGAAAACCCCCGACTCCCAGGACCAGTTGTCCGAAAAGTCCGTGGATAGGCTGAGCCCGGGTTCCGTCAGAGAGGAAGTGTCCCAAGCCATCACCGACAAAAGAGGCATGCTCATCATATTGAAGGAGGCCGAGGTGGAAGCGGAAGGGAAAGACGATGTGGGAAAGCTCCTCTTGAGTAAGATGGAGGCGCTGGTGGAGGACGCGTCTCCAGTCAAAGGCTCGCCCAAGAAGGCCATGGCCTCGTGGGTGTCGGAGGTGGCGAGAGCCGAGGAGTCTGAGGACTTCAGAGTGCTGACGGAGGAGATGCCCAAGACCTTTGAGCAGTCAAAGCCCGACGTGGCTCAGATTACGCTCTCGGAGGCCGCGCCCTTAGCAGTG TCGACTCTCGGATGGATTTCTCCTTCTGTGACTTCCGAAAAG GCATCAGCTGACCTGGAGCAGAAGAAacttgttgccatggagatgGAGGCAGCGCCGGAAGACCGTACA CGTATGGAAGTGGACGCGGTCTGCGCCAAAGAGATGCCCGTGGTTCATACAGAGACCAAGACTATCACGTACGAGTCTGCTGCG AACGACATGAACGGCGACACAGACCCCGGCGTGTTGCTGAGCGCCCAAACCATCACCTCGGAAaccaccagcaccaccaccaccacacacatCACCAAG ACTGTGAAAGGAGGCATTTCAGAGACGAGAATCGAGAAAAGGATTGTCATCACGGGAGACTCCGAAATCGACCACGATGAG GCTCTGGCTCAGGCCATAAAGGAGGCCAAAGAGCAGCATCCTGACATGTCAGTGACCAAAGTAGTGGTACATAAAGAAACAGAGATCACGccagaggagggggaggactGA
- the epb41l3b gene encoding band 4.1-like protein 3b isoform X14: MTTESGADSEAKQQQQQQEESVAAPKENPKAAEPASPQNQLEQLPAAVGHSTPARKEQIFTHQDTPEEDQESRQSSTSRLSRSPLKGVKKVKIMQCKVTLLDGSDYTLNVEKRVKGQVLFDKVCDHLNLLEKDYFGITYRDVEKQKNWLDPTKDLKKQIRTGPWNFAFNVKFYPPDPSQLTEDITRYYLCLQLRDDVVSGRLPCSFATHTVLGSYTVQSELGDYDPEELGSDYISELRFAPNQTKELEEKVMELHKTYKGMTPAEAEMHFLENAKKLSMYGVDLHHAKLVGRLYQGLARAPGEDSEGVEIMLGVCASGLLIYRDRLRINRFAWPKILKISYKRNNFYIKIRPGEFEQFESTIGFKLPNHRAAKRLWKVCVEHHTFFRLVSPEAPPKKFLTLGSKFRYSGRTQAQTRRASSQIIRPAPFFERSASKRYNMSRSLDGAPITENHETLMRDSDSAANARGDIITTVTTEKKAEEEKAEREDTRADTTADAGTPTPVRQEAKDTEPPAEMVKHQTNISELKRSFLETDAGVPGLTEWERRLSSSPARSPRSDEPPMIEPLEQEQQDEEDEKPAGDETKAEPKVTEAAEYLLKCTADSSLADGAPPQEISPSATMDDDVFAAEEKTPDSQDQLSEKSVDRLSPGSVREEVSQAITDKRGMLIILKEAEVEAEGKDDVGKLLLSKMEALVEDASPVKGSPKKAMASWVSEVARAEESEDFRVLTEEMPKTFEQSKPDVAQITLSEAAPLAVSTLGWISPSVTSEKASADLEQKKLVAMEMEAAPEDRTRMEVDAVCAKEMPVVHTETKTITYESAANDMNGDTDPGVLLSAQTITSETTSTTTTTHITKTVKGGISETRIEKRIVITGDSEIDHDEALAQAIKEAKEQHPDMSVTKVVVHKETEITPEEGED, encoded by the exons ATGACAACCGAATCAGGCGCAGACTCTGAGgccaagcagcagcagcagcagcaagaggAGAGCGTAGCGGCTCCCAAGGAGAACCCAAAAGCTGCTGAACCCGCCTCACCTCAGAACCAGCTGGAGCAGCTTCCCGCCGCCGTGGGGCACAGCACGCCGGCCAGGAAAGAACAG ATATTCACTCATCAGGATACGCCAGAGGAAGACCAAGAGTCCCGCCAGTCATCCACCAGTCGTCTGTCCAGGTCTCCTTTAAAAGGAGTGAAGAAGGTGAAGATCATGCAATGCAAGGTGACACTATTGGATGGTTCTGACTACACCCTGAATGTGGAG AAgcgggtcaaaggtcaagttCTCTTTGACAAAGTCTGCGATCACCTCAATCTGTTAGAGAAGGACTACTTTGGGATTACTTACAGAGATGTGGAGAAACAGAAG AATTGGCTGGATCCTACTAAGGACCTGAAAAAGCAGATCAGGA cAGGTCCCTGGAACTTTGCGTTTAATGTGAAGTTCTACCCTCCAGACCCCTCACAACTGACCGAGGATATCACAAG GTACTACCTGTGCCTGCAGCTCCGAGATGACGTGGTTTCTGGTCGCCTCCCCTGTTCCTTCGCCACCCACACCGTTCTGGGCTCGTACACTGTGCAGTCGGAGCTGGGCGACTACGATCCCGAGGAGCTGGGCAGCGACTACATCAGTGAGCTACGCTTCGCACCCAACCAGACCAAAGAGCTGGAGGAGAAAGTCATGGAGCTCCACAAGACTTATAA GGGGATGACTCCGGCTGAAGCGGAAATGCATTTCctggaaaatgcaaagaagcTGTCCATGTACGGTGTGGATCTCCACCATGCCAAG TTGGTAGGGCGTCTCTATCAAGGCTTGGCTCGTGCGCCGGGTGAG GACTCGGAGGGTGTGGAGATCATGTTAGGAGTGTGTGCCAGTGGTCTCCTCATCTACAGGGACAGGCTGCGCATCAACCGCTTTGCCTGGCCCAAAATCCTCAAGATCTCCTACAAGAGGAACAACTTCTACATCAAAATCCGGCCCGGCGAG TTTGAGCAGTTTGAAAGCACTATTGGCTTCAAGCTTCCCAACCACCGTGCTGCCAAGCGGCTGTGGAAGGTCTGCGTTGAACATCACACCTTCTTCAG GCTTGTGTCCCCCGAGGCGCCCCCAAAGAAGTTCCTCACCCTCGGCTCCAAGTTCCGCTACAGTGGCAGGACGCAGGCGCAAACTCGCAGGGCCAGCTCTCAGATCATTCGACCGGCCCCCTTCTTCGAGCGCTCCGCCAGCAAACGTTACAACATGTCACGCAGCTTGGACGGAG CGCCCATCACAGAGAACCATGAGACTCTGATGAGGGACAGCGACAGCGCCGCCAACGCCAGGGGAGACATTATCACCACGGTGACCACCGAAAAGAAGGCGGAGGAAGAGAAGGCGGAGCGGGAGGATACCCGTGCGGACACGACCGCCGACGCCGGCACCCCGACGCCGGTCAGACAAGAAGCAAAG GACACAGAGCCCCCCGCTGAGATGGTCAAGCACCAGACCAACATCAGCGAGCTGAAGCGCTCCTTCCTGGAGACGGACGCCGGCGTCCCAGGCCTCACTGAATGGGAGCGGAGGCTCTCCTCGTCCCCGGCGCGCTCGCCCAGATCTGACGAGCCGCCAATGATAGAACCTCTGGAACAGGAACAGCAGGAT gaagaagatgaaaagCCCGCTGGAGATGAGACAAAGGCAGAACCTAAAGTGACCGAG GCGGCAGAATATCTGCTGAAATGCACTGCGGATAGTTCCCTAGCAGACGGAGCGCCCCCGCAGGAGATTAGCCCGTCGGCCACTATGGACGATGACGTTTTTGCAGCGGAGGAGAAAACCCCCGACTCCCAGGACCAGTTGTCCGAAAAGTCCGTGGATAGGCTGAGCCCGGGTTCCGTCAGAGAGGAAGTGTCCCAAGCCATCACCGACAAAAGAGGCATGCTCATCATATTGAAGGAGGCCGAGGTGGAAGCGGAAGGGAAAGACGATGTGGGAAAGCTCCTCTTGAGTAAGATGGAGGCGCTGGTGGAGGACGCGTCTCCAGTCAAAGGCTCGCCCAAGAAGGCCATGGCCTCGTGGGTGTCGGAGGTGGCGAGAGCCGAGGAGTCTGAGGACTTCAGAGTGCTGACGGAGGAGATGCCCAAGACCTTTGAGCAGTCAAAGCCCGACGTGGCTCAGATTACGCTCTCGGAGGCCGCGCCCTTAGCAGTG TCGACTCTCGGATGGATTTCTCCTTCTGTGACTTCCGAAAAG GCATCAGCTGACCTGGAGCAGAAGAAacttgttgccatggagatgGAGGCAGCGCCGGAAGACCGTACA CGTATGGAAGTGGACGCGGTCTGCGCCAAAGAGATGCCCGTGGTTCATACAGAGACCAAGACTATCACGTACGAGTCTGCTGCG AACGACATGAACGGCGACACAGACCCCGGCGTGTTGCTGAGCGCCCAAACCATCACCTCGGAAaccaccagcaccaccaccaccacacacatCACCAAG ACTGTGAAAGGAGGCATTTCAGAGACGAGAATCGAGAAAAGGATTGTCATCACGGGAGACTCCGAAATCGACCACGATGAG GCTCTGGCTCAGGCCATAAAGGAGGCCAAAGAGCAGCATCCTGACATGTCAGTGACCAAAGTAGTGGTACATAAAGAAACAGAGATCACGccagaggagggggaggactGA
- the epb41l3b gene encoding band 4.1-like protein 3b isoform X8 — protein sequence MTTESGADSEAKQQQQQQEESVAAPKENPKAAEPASPQNQLEQLPAAVGHSTPARKEQIFTHQDTPEEDQESRQSSTSRLSRSPLKGVKKVKIMQCKVTLLDGSDYTLNVEKRVKGQVLFDKVCDHLNLLEKDYFGITYRDVEKQKNWLDPTKDLKKQIRTGPWNFAFNVKFYPPDPSQLTEDITRYYLCLQLRDDVVSGRLPCSFATHTVLGSYTVQSELGDYDPEELGSDYISELRFAPNQTKELEEKVMELHKTYKGMTPAEAEMHFLENAKKLSMYGVDLHHAKLVGRLYQGLARAPGEDSEGVEIMLGVCASGLLIYRDRLRINRFAWPKILKISYKRNNFYIKIRPGEFEQFESTIGFKLPNHRAAKRLWKVCVEHHTFFRLVSPEAPPKKFLTLGSKFRYSGRTQAQTRRASSQIIRPAPFFERSASKRYNMSRSLDGAPITENHETLMRDSDSAANARGDIITTVTTEKKAEEEKAEREDTRADTTADAGTPTPVRQEAKRSPCAFTASALGSELSLPSSPVSSTKVRRRRRENARKRASSVSPVKDGAGRRRQQARSDRQAALLAERALLLSARKRRLEQSGGARGGTRGGTLFSFSLHLPDLSAVLDEDGYLSFPDLSEMRFLPECAQNFVPIKSPSLIPCFLFIFFFLLSTSFSVPYALTLSFPLALCLCYLEPKAASLTACIAQGYHDYDSSEEEETDSEQTDFAFDGDITATESDADDDSEMPTQDTEPPAEMVKHQTNISELKRSFLETDAGVPGLTEWERRLSSSPARSPRSDEPPMIEPLEQEQQDEEDEKPAGDETKAEPKVTEASADLEQKKLVAMEMEAAPEDRTRMEVDAVCAKEMPVVHTETKTITYESAANDMNGDTDPGVLLSAQTITSETTSTTTTTHITKTVKGGISETRIEKRIVITGDSEIDHDEALAQAIKEAKEQHPDMSVTKVVVHKETEITPEEGED from the exons ATGACAACCGAATCAGGCGCAGACTCTGAGgccaagcagcagcagcagcagcaagaggAGAGCGTAGCGGCTCCCAAGGAGAACCCAAAAGCTGCTGAACCCGCCTCACCTCAGAACCAGCTGGAGCAGCTTCCCGCCGCCGTGGGGCACAGCACGCCGGCCAGGAAAGAACAG ATATTCACTCATCAGGATACGCCAGAGGAAGACCAAGAGTCCCGCCAGTCATCCACCAGTCGTCTGTCCAGGTCTCCTTTAAAAGGAGTGAAGAAGGTGAAGATCATGCAATGCAAGGTGACACTATTGGATGGTTCTGACTACACCCTGAATGTGGAG AAgcgggtcaaaggtcaagttCTCTTTGACAAAGTCTGCGATCACCTCAATCTGTTAGAGAAGGACTACTTTGGGATTACTTACAGAGATGTGGAGAAACAGAAG AATTGGCTGGATCCTACTAAGGACCTGAAAAAGCAGATCAGGA cAGGTCCCTGGAACTTTGCGTTTAATGTGAAGTTCTACCCTCCAGACCCCTCACAACTGACCGAGGATATCACAAG GTACTACCTGTGCCTGCAGCTCCGAGATGACGTGGTTTCTGGTCGCCTCCCCTGTTCCTTCGCCACCCACACCGTTCTGGGCTCGTACACTGTGCAGTCGGAGCTGGGCGACTACGATCCCGAGGAGCTGGGCAGCGACTACATCAGTGAGCTACGCTTCGCACCCAACCAGACCAAAGAGCTGGAGGAGAAAGTCATGGAGCTCCACAAGACTTATAA GGGGATGACTCCGGCTGAAGCGGAAATGCATTTCctggaaaatgcaaagaagcTGTCCATGTACGGTGTGGATCTCCACCATGCCAAG TTGGTAGGGCGTCTCTATCAAGGCTTGGCTCGTGCGCCGGGTGAG GACTCGGAGGGTGTGGAGATCATGTTAGGAGTGTGTGCCAGTGGTCTCCTCATCTACAGGGACAGGCTGCGCATCAACCGCTTTGCCTGGCCCAAAATCCTCAAGATCTCCTACAAGAGGAACAACTTCTACATCAAAATCCGGCCCGGCGAG TTTGAGCAGTTTGAAAGCACTATTGGCTTCAAGCTTCCCAACCACCGTGCTGCCAAGCGGCTGTGGAAGGTCTGCGTTGAACATCACACCTTCTTCAG GCTTGTGTCCCCCGAGGCGCCCCCAAAGAAGTTCCTCACCCTCGGCTCCAAGTTCCGCTACAGTGGCAGGACGCAGGCGCAAACTCGCAGGGCCAGCTCTCAGATCATTCGACCGGCCCCCTTCTTCGAGCGCTCCGCCAGCAAACGTTACAACATGTCACGCAGCTTGGACGGAG CGCCCATCACAGAGAACCATGAGACTCTGATGAGGGACAGCGACAGCGCCGCCAACGCCAGGGGAGACATTATCACCACGGTGACCACCGAAAAGAAGGCGGAGGAAGAGAAGGCGGAGCGGGAGGATACCCGTGCGGACACGACCGCCGACGCCGGCACCCCGACGCCGGTCAGACAAGAAGCAAAG CGCTCCCCCTGTGCCTTCACTGCCAGCGCCCTCGGCTCTGAGCTCTCACTCCCTTCATCCCCCGTGTCATCAACAAaagtgcggcggcggcgcaggGAAAACGCGCGCAAAAGGGCCTCCTCTGTGAGCCCGGTCAAGGACGGcgccggccgccgccgccagcaGGCCCGCTCAGATCGCCAAGCAGCCCTGCTGGCGGAGCGGGCACTGCTGCTGTCGGCCCGCAAGCGGCGGCTGGAGCAAAGCGGCGGTGCGCGCGGTGGCACGCGCGGTGGCACGCTCTTCTCCTTCTCCCTGCACCTGCCCGACCTGTCGGCTGTCCTGGACGAGGACGGCTACCTCAGCTTCCCCGACCTGTCGGAGATGCGCTTCCTGCCTGAGTGCGCTCAGAACTTTGTGCCCATCAAGTCGCCGTCGCTCATCCCCtgcttcctcttcatcttcttctttctgctgTCCACCTCCTTCTCCGTGCCCTACGCCCTCACCCTCTCCTTCCCCCTGGCGCTGTGCCTCTGCTACCTGGAGCCCAAGGCAGCCTCGCTGACCGCCTGCATAGCCCAGGGCTACCATGACTATGACAGttcagaggaagaggag ACCGACAGCGAACAAACTGACTTTGCCTTCGACGGGGATATTACTGCCACGGAG TCGGATGCGGACGACGACTCTGAGATGCCCACTCAG GACACAGAGCCCCCCGCTGAGATGGTCAAGCACCAGACCAACATCAGCGAGCTGAAGCGCTCCTTCCTGGAGACGGACGCCGGCGTCCCAGGCCTCACTGAATGGGAGCGGAGGCTCTCCTCGTCCCCGGCGCGCTCGCCCAGATCTGACGAGCCGCCAATGATAGAACCTCTGGAACAGGAACAGCAGGAT gaagaagatgaaaagCCCGCTGGAGATGAGACAAAGGCAGAACCTAAAGTGACCGAG GCATCAGCTGACCTGGAGCAGAAGAAacttgttgccatggagatgGAGGCAGCGCCGGAAGACCGTACA CGTATGGAAGTGGACGCGGTCTGCGCCAAAGAGATGCCCGTGGTTCATACAGAGACCAAGACTATCACGTACGAGTCTGCTGCG AACGACATGAACGGCGACACAGACCCCGGCGTGTTGCTGAGCGCCCAAACCATCACCTCGGAAaccaccagcaccaccaccaccacacacatCACCAAG ACTGTGAAAGGAGGCATTTCAGAGACGAGAATCGAGAAAAGGATTGTCATCACGGGAGACTCCGAAATCGACCACGATGAG GCTCTGGCTCAGGCCATAAAGGAGGCCAAAGAGCAGCATCCTGACATGTCAGTGACCAAAGTAGTGGTACATAAAGAAACAGAGATCACGccagaggagggggaggactGA